In Mucilaginibacter celer, one DNA window encodes the following:
- a CDS encoding glycosyltransferase family 2 protein, whose product MDISVVVPLYDEVESLPELTVWISRVMDENHFTYEIILVDDGSKDGSWDMIKQLQTANPFIKGIKFRRNYGKSAALNTGFIASKGEVVITMDADLQDSPDEIPELYRRITEEKLDLISGWKAKRHDPLSKTIPTKLFNAATRRMSGIHNLHDFNCGLKAYRGTVVKNIEVYGEMHRYIPVIAKWAGFTKIDEQIVEHRPRKYGKTKFGLSRFINGFLDLLSIFFVGKFGKRPMHFFGSMGTLSFFTGLVMAIWIIWEKLYNIAHGLKYRDVTTSPLFYIALVAIILGSQLFLTGFVAELVSRSASERNHYQIEETI is encoded by the coding sequence ATGGACATATCAGTTGTAGTACCACTTTACGATGAAGTAGAATCGTTACCCGAATTAACCGTGTGGATTAGCCGGGTAATGGACGAAAACCACTTCACTTACGAGATTATTTTGGTTGACGATGGCAGCAAAGACGGATCATGGGACATGATTAAACAGCTGCAAACGGCCAACCCTTTTATAAAAGGCATCAAATTCAGGCGTAACTACGGCAAATCGGCCGCGCTGAATACCGGCTTTATAGCTTCAAAAGGCGAAGTGGTAATAACTATGGATGCCGACCTGCAGGATAGCCCAGACGAAATCCCTGAACTTTACCGCCGCATAACCGAAGAAAAACTCGACCTGATATCGGGCTGGAAAGCCAAAAGGCACGATCCGCTTAGCAAAACCATCCCAACTAAACTGTTCAATGCAGCTACCCGCCGCATGAGCGGTATTCATAACCTGCACGATTTTAATTGCGGCTTAAAAGCCTACCGCGGCACCGTGGTTAAAAACATTGAGGTTTATGGCGAGATGCACCGTTATATACCGGTTATTGCCAAATGGGCAGGCTTCACCAAAATTGACGAGCAGATTGTTGAGCACCGCCCACGTAAATACGGTAAAACCAAATTCGGTTTAAGCCGCTTTATAAATGGCTTTCTCGATCTGCTTTCGATATTCTTTGTAGGCAAATTTGGCAAACGCCCTATGCACTTTTTTGGGAGCATGGGTACGCTAAGCTTTTTTACCGGCTTGGTAATGGCGATATGGATAATTTGGGAAAAGCTTTATAATATAGCCCATGGCCTTAAATACAGGGATGTAACCACCAGTCCGCTATTTTATATAGCCCTGGTAGCCATTATTTTGGGTTCGCAGCTATTTTTAACCGGTTTTGTTGCCGAGCTTGTATCGCGCAGCGCCAGCGAACGCAACCATTATCAAATTGAGGAAACAATTTAA
- a CDS encoding M1 family metallopeptidase — translation MKFYKTALAALLGFCSINALAQNADQPVPKYDQHKVFNPMFYPERGGEYRLANGAPGPKYWQNRADYKLDVTLDTAKHRIEGTTLITYTNNSPDALGFLWLQVDQNIYKEDSRSEATSNVSGGRFANKSYTKGAEIKSVYVINKGKQLKADYLVTDTRMQIRLKDSLKAGGNKLQIKIEYAFDVPEYGTDRMGRMPTKNGWIYEIAQWYPRMEVYDDVSGWNTIPYLGASEFYLEYGNFDYTVTAPASLVVAGSGELLNPNEVLSTTSINRLAEARKSDKTVTIKDSTDILKNNDYPKKPMLTWHFLCKNARDVAWAASKAFIWDAARINLPSGKKALAQSVYPIEAKGNDSYGRSTEYVKAAIELYSEKWFEYTYPVATNVAGTVGGMEYPGIVFCGSNNQNGGLWEVTNHEFGHNWFPMIVGSNERKYAWMDEGFNTFINNVDTKVFNKGEYYEKPDQQKGAPVMFGANAEAIMNTPDVLQEDYLGYAAYEKPALGLTILREQILGEDRFDYAFKTYIKRWAFKHPTPWDFFHTMDNAAGEDLSWFWNEWFFTTWKLDQGIKDITYPDNDASKGAFITIENLEELALPVTVTIKEENGKQGTVKLPAEIWQRGDTWTFPYKSTSKIAYVTIDPDHLLPDINPENNSYSGLSIPQGTTAGTVIKAYLEAIGGADKLKNIHDLQTSASGTIQGSEVQIITRYKMPDKFFQEASVPSYNNLVVAHLSVNGDSIKVKQINKDVQLDENGKKLLRLKSRPFPELDYEKISQNMVLQPVLRVVNGELAYEVDVTIGADMHIRNYYSQKTGLKLKQTIDGGTDASVEYGNYEGINGGVKIPFTIKTTLVGQPIEFKVKETAVNSNPANESFK, via the coding sequence ATGAAGTTTTACAAAACCGCGCTCGCGGCATTGTTAGGTTTTTGCAGCATAAATGCGTTGGCTCAAAACGCAGATCAGCCTGTACCGAAATATGATCAGCACAAAGTTTTTAACCCCATGTTTTATCCCGAGCGTGGCGGCGAATACCGTTTAGCCAATGGCGCCCCCGGCCCAAAATACTGGCAAAACCGGGCCGATTATAAACTGGATGTTACACTTGATACCGCAAAACATAGGATAGAGGGTACTACATTAATTACTTATACCAATAATAGCCCGGATGCACTGGGCTTTTTATGGCTGCAGGTTGATCAGAACATTTATAAGGAAGATTCGCGGTCGGAAGCCACAAGCAACGTGTCGGGTGGGCGTTTTGCCAATAAATCGTACACCAAAGGGGCCGAAATAAAATCGGTTTATGTGATTAACAAAGGGAAACAGTTAAAGGCCGATTACCTGGTTACCGATACCCGCATGCAAATCAGGCTTAAAGATTCGCTGAAGGCAGGCGGCAATAAACTGCAGATAAAAATTGAATATGCTTTTGATGTGCCCGAATATGGTACCGACAGGATGGGCCGCATGCCAACAAAAAATGGCTGGATTTATGAAATTGCCCAATGGTACCCCCGCATGGAAGTTTATGATGATGTAAGCGGCTGGAATACCATCCCATACCTTGGCGCAAGCGAGTTTTATCTCGAGTACGGCAACTTTGATTATACCGTTACAGCGCCGGCCAGTTTAGTTGTAGCAGGTTCGGGCGAGTTGCTTAACCCTAATGAGGTGTTATCAACTACCAGCATAAACCGTTTGGCCGAAGCGCGTAAAAGCGATAAAACCGTTACCATCAAAGATTCGACAGATATTTTAAAGAACAACGATTACCCTAAAAAGCCTATGCTAACCTGGCATTTTCTATGCAAAAACGCCCGCGATGTGGCCTGGGCTGCATCAAAAGCTTTTATATGGGACGCGGCGCGAATTAATTTACCGAGCGGTAAAAAAGCCCTGGCTCAATCGGTTTACCCGATTGAAGCTAAAGGGAACGATTCGTACGGCCGATCTACCGAGTATGTAAAAGCAGCTATCGAGTTGTATAGCGAAAAATGGTTTGAATACACTTACCCGGTAGCAACCAATGTGGCCGGTACAGTGGGAGGGATGGAGTATCCCGGGATTGTATTTTGCGGATCGAATAACCAGAATGGCGGTTTATGGGAGGTTACCAACCACGAGTTTGGCCATAATTGGTTCCCGATGATCGTTGGTTCGAATGAACGTAAATATGCCTGGATGGATGAGGGTTTCAATACTTTTATCAATAACGTTGATACCAAAGTGTTTAATAAAGGCGAGTACTACGAAAAGCCAGACCAGCAAAAAGGAGCACCCGTGATGTTTGGTGCCAATGCCGAGGCGATCATGAACACGCCCGATGTGTTGCAGGAAGATTATTTGGGCTATGCTGCCTACGAGAAGCCGGCATTAGGCTTAACCATTTTGCGCGAACAGATACTGGGCGAAGACCGTTTTGATTACGCCTTTAAAACTTATATTAAACGCTGGGCCTTTAAACACCCCACGCCATGGGATTTTTTCCATACCATGGATAATGCGGCCGGCGAAGATTTAAGCTGGTTTTGGAACGAGTGGTTTTTCACTACCTGGAAACTTGACCAGGGTATAAAGGATATTACCTATCCGGATAACGATGCCTCTAAAGGAGCTTTTATCACCATCGAAAATCTTGAAGAGCTGGCATTGCCTGTTACAGTCACCATAAAAGAAGAAAATGGTAAACAAGGCACGGTAAAACTACCGGCCGAGATCTGGCAGCGGGGCGATACCTGGACATTCCCTTATAAATCGACTTCGAAAATTGCCTATGTTACTATTGACCCGGATCATCTGCTGCCTGATATCAATCCCGAAAATAACTCGTACAGCGGTTTGAGTATTCCACAGGGAACAACTGCAGGCACAGTGATCAAAGCATATCTTGAAGCCATTGGTGGTGCCGATAAGCTGAAGAATATACATGATCTGCAAACTTCGGCCTCGGGCACCATACAGGGCTCGGAAGTGCAGATCATTACCCGTTATAAAATGCCTGATAAGTTTTTCCAGGAGGCCTCTGTACCATCCTACAATAACCTTGTTGTAGCACATTTATCAGTAAACGGCGATAGTATTAAGGTTAAGCAAATAAACAAGGATGTACAACTTGACGAAAACGGCAAAAAACTATTAAGATTAAAAAGCCGGCCATTCCCTGAGCTTGATTATGAAAAGATAAGCCAGAACATGGTACTACAACCTGTGCTGCGTGTTGTAAACGGCGAACTTGCTTACGAGGTTGATGTAACTATTGGTGCCGATATGCATATCCGTAATTACTACAGCCAAAAAACGGGCCTCAAACTAAAACAAACTATCGACGGCGGAACTGATGCTTCTGTTGAATATGGAAACTACGAGGGGATAAACGGTGGTGTTAAAATTCCGTTCACTATAAAAACTACGCTGGTAGGGCAACCTATCGAATTTAAGGTGAAGGAGACGGCGGTAAATTCGAATCCGGCAAACGAATCGTTTAAATAG
- a CDS encoding energy transducer TonB produces MIVILWLSKSANAQVEVDTIISYMKYDRTSAAAFQAIPVKDTAGADFIRMITVPDSNINSSLYQVYDYYLNGTLKFRGGSTTSSFQIQLDGAFVEFYPDGHKKRMAAYKYGRLNGRIVEYYPDGKVYLTGSYDIDGLKVDSCNDLAGKSTVEKGLGKQTLYNDNFKIIGGGALLNGRRDGVWKSVLNDSVAYEITYAKGKLVSGIGYDTKTGAKYPFSQIQTLPDFKGGLEAFAKYIEKQLHYPSAAKQNNIQGRVILEFVVDKNGSVRDIKVVRGIGYGCDEAAVQVLRECPRWTPGTYYGLPVNIRYSVPVNFSFNRR; encoded by the coding sequence ATGATCGTGATACTGTGGCTTAGCAAAAGTGCTAATGCCCAGGTAGAAGTGGATACGATTATTTCTTATATGAAATATGACAGAACCTCAGCGGCTGCGTTTCAGGCTATCCCGGTTAAAGATACAGCCGGCGCCGATTTTATACGAATGATAACGGTGCCCGATTCAAATATAAATTCAAGTTTATACCAGGTTTACGATTATTATTTGAATGGTACCTTAAAGTTTAGAGGTGGTTCAACAACCAGTTCATTTCAAATTCAATTAGACGGCGCTTTTGTTGAGTTTTATCCCGATGGTCATAAAAAGCGAATGGCTGCTTATAAATATGGCAGGTTAAACGGGAGAATAGTTGAATATTATCCGGATGGTAAAGTCTATTTAACGGGGAGTTACGACATAGACGGTTTAAAGGTGGATAGTTGTAATGATTTAGCCGGAAAATCAACTGTTGAAAAAGGATTGGGTAAACAAACGTTGTATAATGATAATTTTAAGATTATTGGAGGCGGCGCATTATTAAACGGAAGAAGAGATGGTGTATGGAAATCGGTACTGAATGATTCTGTTGCCTATGAAATAACATATGCTAAGGGCAAACTTGTTTCCGGGATAGGATATGATACTAAAACCGGCGCAAAATATCCGTTTTCACAAATTCAAACATTGCCCGATTTTAAAGGCGGACTTGAAGCTTTTGCAAAATATATAGAAAAACAGCTTCACTATCCGAGTGCTGCCAAACAAAACAATATCCAGGGAAGAGTGATACTTGAATTTGTTGTAGATAAAAACGGCTCGGTAAGGGATATAAAAGTGGTAAGAGGCATTGGATACGGATGCGATGAAGCAGCCGTACAGGTACTTAGAGAATGCCCCCGATGGACTCCTGGTACCTACTATGGCTTACCTGTTAATATAAGGTACTCTGTACCGGTAAATTTTTCCTTTAACCGCCGTTAA